From Coregonus clupeaformis isolate EN_2021a chromosome 2, ASM2061545v1, whole genome shotgun sequence:
GTACTTCAGGAAAGGgtctgagtctactagactgagctCCCCTAGGAACTAAGACAAAGTTTGTCAAAGAATTATAAAATATCTATAAAACCACAATTTCAACTTAAATTACAAAATGTGAACGCCACAACAACGTGTGCTCTACTCACCATCGACAAGCTCTCCACCTTGCTGCCGACAGGCTGGGTGAGAAAGTACTGAGTGAGAAACTGGTTGATGGTAGGAGAGGCCAGATCAAAGGAGAGCACTTTCAGCACCAGATGCTCCATTCGCAACACTTGCTTCTTCGTGTAGGTGTCGTCCGTGATGTAAACAAACTCTGCGACCTCCGGGGGGTAGATCTCTTCAAATTTCCTGCATTTGAAGGAAAACCAGTGTGATCAAAGCAAATCGCTTAGATTGGCACTATCAATTAAAAAGGAGTTCTTCATCTCTAGGGTTGACACTTTTAGTTAAAGGGATAGCTCCTGCCAAAATTAAAGTGTCAGATGTTGGTGCCAATCTTTTCCATTCATTTGGGACAGAGGCCTAATACATCTAGTGGGCTTTACACAACAGATAGCAAAGACTGTTTACTCAGCACACCTTCGAGCATACAAAAAGGATGGCTATGTTGGGGGGGTCTACAACACTTACGACGCCAACAACATTGCAGCGGTCCCAACCAACTGCAGCTTCCCCCGCAGGACTGACATGGAAGACAGGAAACGGTCGATGTAGTTCACTGCAAGGTAGAGCGTCTCGTTCTGGAGCTTGTACTCCTCTCCAACCTCCACCAGCCAGTCAACGAGGATGGCCCGCATGCTGTTGGTGATGTCTGGCTGCTTTTTCATGTAGCCTGCTTTTGGTCTGGATTTAACCTAAGGACAAGAGTGCATAAGGACAATGAGTCTTCACAACACTGTAGTTACAGTTCAGTTATTTGTGTGAACTGAAAAAATGAATTGCGCACGCCAGTTTGCTCACCTCCATTTCTCTTAGATGCGTGTGTATTTCTGAAGCATACTCCGTTGCCGCGTTCACTGGCTTCTCATCACCTTCAATAACTGACATATCCATGGGAGAATCTGTATAGAGCAAAATCATTTGAAAACGTTTGACTTTCGAATCCATATGAGACGACACCATGTTCATATCAGATTATTGAAAGGGTAAATAAATTGGGGCTAAATAAATATAGATGAAGTCCAGCTGGATTACTCACCGTCAAAACTAACATTCATGTTAGACACACATGTTGCTGTTATgtcaagagaggagagaggctgcctTAGAAGGGTAACTGTTGGGTTCAGTTTCAGGGAGGAAATCTCTGTGGAGGGCTTGGCCTTGAGGGACACCGGTTTCTTGGAGCAGGCACCATCAGGCTCATCCACATGAATCTGGAAAGCAGGCTGCTTGCTGCCCAGCTTCTCTGAATAACTTTTAGGTATTTCATTTTCGCAGGACAGCACCTGAAATGAGGACAGAATTTCAAATATTTCAGTGCTCATGGTTTCGACAATGAGTTAGACATTTCATGTAAATTAATCATTTTAATATGGGAAGAATTAGGTTTGAGAATGCAAGTTGGCCATCCCAACTAGCACAAGAGATTGACAGTATAAAATGGCGGACTAACGTTACTTGGAAGGGAACCTACCCAACTATCAGACATTAAAAAATTAGACAAAAATACATTCAGTAAAATGGAGATGAAATTCTAAATTATCAAAATAAACTGCGCTTGGTCGTGaattaaaaaaaatgtatcctaAGGTTAGCAAAGGTTAGCAAATTGCCTAGCCACCAGGCTTAATCTGCATGCTACTGCTATGTTAGcaaggttagctagctaggcaaCAAGTCTAAGTATATGGTGTtggctggctagtggctagtTGGAAGTTACCAACCTGTTTTGTGCCGCGCAGAGTTTGAGGTTTGCTGCGTTTGTTGTTTTGCAAGGCTCCCAGGACAGTTCTCTGTG
This genomic window contains:
- the LOC121535339 gene encoding cyclin-A2; its protein translation is MSGSNQGHGSAVDVPLPEYQNQENMLSGQRGTLKNRVDNQENIVPKAPQRTVLGALQNNKRSKPQTLRGTKQVLSCENEIPKSYSEKLGSKQPAFQIHVDEPDGACSKKPVSLKAKPSTEISSLKLNPTVTLLRQPLSSLDITATCVSNMNVSFDDSPMDMSVIEGDEKPVNAATEYASEIHTHLREMEVKSRPKAGYMKKQPDITNSMRAILVDWLVEVGEEYKLQNETLYLAVNYIDRFLSSMSVLRGKLQLVGTAAMLLASKFEEIYPPEVAEFVYITDDTYTKKQVLRMEHLVLKVLSFDLASPTINQFLTQYFLTQPVGSKVESLSMFLGELSLVDSDPFLKYLPSQTAAAALVLANHTITGGSWSKSLAEVTGYSLEDLMLCVEDLHQMYLNAATHAQQSVREKYKGAKYQEVSLIEPPEKLSLN